GAAGGTCCGGCCGGCATATCAATGGCCACACCGCTTTTATTAACCAGCTGTTTGGCGCAGGTAACATACTGGTTACCGGGACCGAAGATTTTATATACCTGAGGTACGGTTTCCGTACCATAGGCCATTGCACCGATAGCCTGTACACCACCTATGGTGAATACCTTTTCGATACCTATGAGTTGTGCGGTATAAAGAATAGCAGGATGCAACGATGGCGTGCATAGTACGATTTCTTTACAACCCGCTATCATGGCAGGTATACCCAGCATCAAAATGGTAGAAAACAACGGAGCAGAACCACCGGGAATATATAAACCCACTTTTTGTATGGCTACCGGTTTGCGCCAGCATTGCACACCAGGCATGGTTTCCACTATCTGTACCTTTTCCTGCTGGGAGCGGTGAAAGGTAGTAATATTGGCAGCAGCCTGCTGGATAGCTGCTTTCAGAGCGGGATCCAGCGTAGCTTCTGCCTGAGCAAATGCAGCTGGCTGTACCTGTAATTCGTTCAGTGTTACTTTATCAAATTCGGCAGTAAATCTTTTTACGGCCTGATCGCCACCTGTACGCACTGCTTCCAGTATATCACTTACTTTCTTCTCCAGCGTGGAGGTGTCCATCACAGGACGTTGCAGCAGCGTGGCCCAGGTACTTTTATCAGGATATCTTGTTGTTTGCATCGTTTAATCCTATTTTATCAGATCACCATTTTTTCTATCGGTACTACCAGGATACCCTGTGCACCTGCAGCTTTCAGGCTTTCAATAATATCCCAGAATTCATTTTCATTCAGTACAGAGTGTACAGAACTCCAGCCTGCTTCAGCCAATGGTAATACGGTCGGACTTTTCATCCCCGGCAGCAACCCGATGATTTCATTCAGTTTATCATTCGGCGCGTTGAGCAGGATATACTTGTTGTTCTTGGCTTTTCTTACCGCCTGGATGCGGAAAATAAGTTTATCGAGCAACAGCTGCTGTTCCGGCTTCAGCTGATGACAGGCTGCCAGCACGGCTTCTGACTTCAAAACTGTTTCCACTTCTCTGAGCCCGTTCATAAAAAGCGTGGATCCACTGCTCACCAGGTCGCAGATGGCATCTGCCAAACCTATGCCAGGTGCTATTTCCACCGATCCGCTGATCTCGTGGATCTCTGCCTGTATGTTATTACGTTTCAGGAAATCGTCTACAATCACCGGATAGCTGGTGGCAATCCTTTTTCCGGCAAGGTCTTTCACAGAGTTATACTCCACTGATTTTTCCACTGCCATGGAAAGACGGCATTTGCCGA
The genomic region above belongs to Chitinophaga sp. 180180018-3 and contains:
- the hisD gene encoding histidinol dehydrogenase is translated as MQTTRYPDKSTWATLLQRPVMDTSTLEKKVSDILEAVRTGGDQAVKRFTAEFDKVTLNELQVQPAAFAQAEATLDPALKAAIQQAAANITTFHRSQQEKVQIVETMPGVQCWRKPVAIQKVGLYIPGGSAPLFSTILMLGIPAMIAGCKEIVLCTPSLHPAILYTAQLIGIEKVFTIGGVQAIGAMAYGTETVPQVYKIFGPGNQYVTCAKQLVNKSGVAIDMPAGPSEVAILADDSCVPAFVAADLLSQAEHGPDSQVVLVTTSEKVLADVNNALQAQLEKLPRKSIAAAALENSRMILVKDMDTAIDMLNAYAPEHLILACAGAENLADRVTDAGSVFMGNYTPESAGDYASGTNHTLPTNGYARAYSGVSLDSFVKKITFQQISPEGLQRIGATIEAMAAAEGLDAHKNAVSVRLQQLDTFTK
- the hisG gene encoding ATP phosphoribosyltransferase, encoding MKLKIAIQKSGRLHEDSIKLLKECGIDINNGVNKLKTEASNFPLEVFFLRDDDIPQYIEDGVADIGIVGENVVLEKQKQVNIVQKLGFGKCRLSMAVEKSVEYNSVKDLAGKRIATSYPVIVDDFLKRNNIQAEIHEISGSVEIAPGIGLADAICDLVSSGSTLFMNGLREVETVLKSEAVLAACHQLKPEQQLLLDKLIFRIQAVRKAKNNKYILLNAPNDKLNEIIGLLPGMKSPTVLPLAEAGWSSVHSVLNENEFWDIIESLKAAGAQGILVVPIEKMVI